In Pseudoalteromonas marina, a genomic segment contains:
- the pdsS gene encoding proteobacterial dedicated sortase system histidine kinase translates to MLRFGLRSKFILLSCFLFLLPWLGYEYVWEMEKFLRQGQEKTLVGTTRALATALHERPALFDEQTNFLDQVIKGRDLYAYNLKNPIQLDGKLTDWEPYKPLFWHYDKRYLQKTNKDHQASDLSFDHMVGKFDNYLYAVFNVTDNTLIYRAKNSLSITNNDHLKIGLKAPDGQFNTYIIAPRQDGWVNAFNADTKAPFTKIQGYFKRTQTGYTVELRFPLTMLGNKLGFAIVDTDSLSELPNANVMSTSNLNNPSDLGSVLVPSPEISRILKGMGHSGSRIWVVDNHHRVLAQSGTIQNADGVWADGLKNQPPKNAWQRFEQTYLHPLYYKILTRPENEFIDTLHDVASMQGSHLANALKGQPASSWRLTPDSKAVILSAAYPIWIEDKVIGAVIAEETTNGVRTLRNKSLEKLFNVILAVMLIGTVTLFFFASRISSRIRRLRDTAEQAIDAQGRVTGSISYSDSNDEIGDLSRSFANIVSRLGGYTDYLENMSSRLSHELRTPVAVVRSSLENLQSLEQTELSQKYLDRASEGVERLGKIITTMSEATRLEQSIQSNDPEPFDLRSVINGCMQGYLLTYPKQLFTLDICPNSLPMQGAPEFIAQLLDKLINNALEFSQANTAINVTLQSKDTQAVLSVSNTGPLLPEGLSEHIFDSMVSVRSQHMQQQPHLGLGLYIVRLVCDYHKGSVTAQNNTQNNGVTFTVSLPLAN, encoded by the coding sequence ATGCTTAGATTTGGCCTACGTAGTAAGTTTATTTTGCTTTCTTGTTTTTTATTTTTACTGCCGTGGCTAGGCTACGAGTACGTATGGGAAATGGAAAAGTTTTTACGCCAAGGCCAAGAAAAAACACTCGTAGGCACAACGCGTGCACTTGCCACTGCTCTGCACGAACGCCCTGCCTTATTTGACGAGCAAACCAACTTTTTAGACCAAGTAATAAAAGGCCGCGATTTATACGCCTACAACTTAAAAAACCCTATTCAGCTCGATGGCAAACTAACCGACTGGGAACCCTACAAACCGTTATTTTGGCATTACGATAAACGCTATTTACAAAAAACTAATAAAGATCACCAAGCCAGCGATTTATCGTTCGACCACATGGTAGGCAAATTTGATAACTACTTATATGCCGTTTTTAATGTTACCGACAACACACTTATTTATCGTGCTAAAAACAGCTTAAGCATTACTAATAACGACCATTTAAAAATAGGTTTAAAAGCCCCTGATGGCCAATTTAATACCTATATTATCGCCCCAAGGCAAGACGGCTGGGTTAATGCATTTAATGCAGACACCAAAGCACCTTTTACAAAAATTCAGGGTTATTTTAAACGCACCCAAACAGGCTACACCGTTGAACTGCGCTTTCCATTAACCATGCTAGGAAATAAACTGGGTTTTGCTATTGTAGATACCGATAGCCTAAGCGAATTACCTAACGCTAACGTTATGTCGACCTCTAATTTAAATAACCCAAGCGATTTAGGCTCAGTGCTTGTGCCTTCACCAGAAATTAGCCGCATTTTAAAAGGAATGGGCCACAGTGGCAGCCGCATATGGGTGGTAGACAATCACCACCGCGTACTTGCGCAATCGGGCACGATTCAAAACGCTGATGGAGTATGGGCCGATGGTCTTAAAAATCAGCCACCCAAAAATGCCTGGCAACGCTTTGAGCAAACCTATTTGCACCCACTTTATTATAAAATTTTAACCCGACCTGAAAACGAATTTATAGATACCCTACACGATGTAGCATCTATGCAAGGCAGTCATTTAGCTAATGCATTAAAAGGCCAACCTGCATCGTCTTGGCGGCTTACCCCCGATAGCAAAGCCGTTATTTTATCTGCCGCCTACCCTATTTGGATTGAAGACAAAGTCATTGGTGCAGTAATAGCAGAAGAAACTACAAATGGTGTACGTACGCTTCGTAATAAATCGCTAGAAAAGTTATTTAACGTTATTTTAGCCGTTATGCTGATTGGTACCGTGACTTTATTCTTTTTTGCATCACGAATATCGAGCCGTATTAGGCGCCTTCGCGATACCGCAGAGCAAGCAATAGATGCACAAGGGCGTGTTACCGGCAGTATTAGTTACAGTGATTCTAATGATGAAATTGGCGACCTGTCGCGTAGCTTTGCAAATATTGTGAGCCGATTGGGCGGCTATACCGACTATTTAGAAAACATGTCGTCGCGTTTATCTCACGAACTACGCACGCCTGTTGCCGTGGTGCGATCATCCCTTGAAAACTTACAAAGTTTGGAACAAACCGAACTTAGCCAAAAATACCTCGATCGCGCCAGTGAAGGCGTAGAGCGCCTAGGTAAAATAATTACCACCATGAGTGAGGCTACTCGCCTTGAGCAAAGTATTCAAAGTAATGACCCCGAGCCATTTGACCTACGCTCTGTTATTAACGGCTGCATGCAAGGGTATTTACTCACTTACCCTAAGCAATTATTTACGCTTGATATATGCCCAAATTCATTACCTATGCAAGGCGCACCTGAGTTTATAGCGCAGCTGCTTGATAAGCTCATTAATAACGCATTAGAGTTTAGCCAAGCTAATACCGCGATTAACGTAACGTTACAAAGCAAAGATACACAAGCAGTTCTTAGCGTAAGTAATACAGGCCCATTATTACCCGAAGGGCTAAGCGAGCACATATTTGATTCTATGGTGTCTGTGCGCAGCCAGCACATGCAGCAACAACCGCATTTAGGCTTAGGGCTTTATATTGTAAGGCTGGTGTGCGATTACCATAAAGGCAGTGTAACTGCGCAAAATAATACACAAAATAATGGAGTCACTTTTACAGTGAGTTTGCCATTAGCAAATTAG
- the pdsR gene encoding proteobacterial dedicated sortase system response regulator, whose protein sequence is MKKIAIIEDETAIRENYMEMLGAQGYQVSGYSDRITAESAFKDALPDLAIVDIGLGHEIDGGFLLCQTLRSLSKTLPIIFLTARDSEIDTVCGLRMGADDYLTKDISLAHLAARIGALFRRVEALEHPADANALITRGQLTLDTQRMQVFWQQQLVDLTVTEFWMLHSLAQRPGHVKSRNDLMSDAKIYVDDSTITSHVKRIRKKFIALDSQFDCIDTVYGMGYRWEQH, encoded by the coding sequence ATGAAAAAAATAGCCATCATTGAAGATGAAACCGCCATTCGCGAAAACTACATGGAAATGTTAGGCGCACAAGGCTACCAAGTGAGTGGTTACAGCGACCGCATAACGGCAGAAAGTGCATTTAAAGACGCACTCCCCGATTTAGCCATCGTTGATATAGGCCTTGGCCACGAAATTGATGGCGGCTTTTTACTATGCCAAACCCTGCGTAGCTTATCTAAAACGCTCCCTATTATTTTTTTAACCGCACGCGATAGCGAAATAGACACAGTTTGCGGCCTACGTATGGGCGCTGACGACTACTTAACAAAAGACATTAGCTTGGCACACTTAGCAGCACGAATAGGTGCATTATTTCGTAGAGTGGAAGCCCTTGAGCACCCCGCCGATGCCAATGCACTTATAACACGCGGGCAGTTAACGCTCGACACACAACGCATGCAGGTTTTTTGGCAACAGCAATTAGTGGATTTAACCGTGACCGAATTTTGGATGCTGCATTCACTGGCACAGCGCCCAGGCCATGTAAAAAGCCGTAACGATTTAATGAGCGATGCAAAAATATATGTGGACGACAGCACCATCACCTCTCATGTAAAACGCATTCGTAAAAAGTTTATAGCCCTCGACTCACAATTTGATTGTATCGATACCGTGTATGGTATGGGTTATAGGTGGGAGCAGCATTAA
- the pdsO gene encoding sortase-associated OmpA-like protein PdsO, whose product MKKTLIALTLVASFSAPTFSSAAEHSPSKEATQETAIGLGTGAIIGGVVGGPIGAFLGAFAGGLIGDAKVADNKIDEQQRALAVMKQKTNDYQHVLNHNNLLEQQLEVLAQQNEQLTQSQINNLLAMTVQFKTGSSTIAPHFAKQLDQLVVLLNNQPQLALDLSGFADQRGDEQANFLLSKKRVNAVQSYLIKHGVSHKRLSTQAFGEQHTLANSNTIEDNFFDRRVTLTTRSLAPVNGQTASN is encoded by the coding sequence ATGAAGAAGACATTAATCGCGCTAACGCTTGTTGCTAGTTTTTCTGCGCCGACATTTTCATCGGCTGCTGAACATTCGCCCTCAAAAGAAGCAACTCAAGAAACCGCAATAGGTTTAGGTACAGGCGCTATTATTGGTGGTGTGGTTGGTGGACCCATTGGTGCGTTTTTAGGCGCATTTGCTGGTGGCTTAATTGGTGATGCAAAAGTCGCCGACAACAAAATTGACGAACAACAACGCGCCTTGGCCGTAATGAAACAAAAAACCAACGACTATCAACACGTACTTAATCATAACAATCTGTTAGAACAGCAATTAGAGGTGCTAGCACAGCAAAACGAGCAGTTAACACAATCTCAAATTAATAACCTACTTGCAATGACCGTTCAATTTAAAACGGGTTCAAGCACCATAGCGCCTCACTTTGCTAAACAGCTCGACCAGTTAGTTGTACTTTTAAACAACCAACCTCAATTAGCGCTTGATTTAAGTGGCTTTGCCGACCAACGAGGAGATGAACAGGCTAATTTTTTACTGTCTAAAAAACGTGTAAATGCAGTGCAAAGTTATTTAATAAAACACGGCGTTAGCCACAAACGTTTAAGTACGCAAGCCTTTGGTGAACAACACACATTGGCAAATAGCAATACAATAGAAGATAACTTTTTTGACCGTCGAGTAACGCTGACTACCCGTTCACTAGCGCCTGTAAATGGCCAAACGGCTAGTAACTAA
- a CDS encoding marine proteobacterial sortase target protein, which produces MLSNPTKMLVKASIFIFMAIALLASNSSYAQSPKLELTDTLGKPVSPAIILKSDAHMTVTGLINHVVVKQTYQNENPFAVNALYVFPLPDESAVHAMTMRIGERVIKGHIDKKIEAEKKYAQAQKAGKQAALVRQQRANMFVTNVANIGPGEQVAIELEYQEIINYRNGTFTIRFPTTITPRYHAINGTLEQPSSSLMDQNVAPNGWLSPVYNVQKNNDAPISEFTLNIDIDVGLELVDITSKHHRINVNNPAFGQYKIALNDTNGANRDFVLAFKPLQKENAQAAFFTQQFENADRYGLAMLMPPGDHFTQTQRLPREMVFVVDTSGSMHGQSIEQAKKALFYALSLLESDDSFNIIGFDNNVTAMSDRPLIASDFNLRRAERFIYSLEADGGTEIQGALDAVLDGSTFDGFVRQVVFLTDGSVSNEATLFKNIQAKLGDSRLFTVGIGSAPNSFFMRRAADIGKGTFTFIGSTQEVQPKMEQLFDKLAHPAITDLALSDENGNSLDFWPSPLPDLYFGEPVMVAIKLNDAKSVILTGQTAQGPLSIKLSTQNSSQAKGIAKLWARQKIKSLLLYNEQSSVKDEVQKLALTHQLLSPFTAFIAIEHTQIKDVADQTAQAANQVPQGMEMRLPQTDGQSRLHIMLGSMLLITFGAIKLKRRVKT; this is translated from the coding sequence ATGTTGAGTAACCCAACCAAAATGCTTGTTAAGGCAAGCATTTTTATATTCATGGCAATAGCGCTATTAGCAAGTAATAGCAGCTATGCGCAATCGCCAAAGCTTGAACTAACCGATACCTTAGGTAAGCCCGTTAGCCCTGCCATAATATTAAAAAGCGACGCTCATATGACAGTAACAGGGTTAATTAACCATGTTGTAGTTAAGCAAACTTATCAAAACGAAAACCCATTTGCGGTGAATGCACTTTATGTGTTTCCACTACCCGACGAAAGTGCAGTGCACGCCATGACAATGCGTATTGGTGAGCGCGTTATTAAAGGGCACATTGATAAAAAAATTGAGGCCGAAAAAAAATACGCACAAGCTCAAAAGGCAGGAAAGCAGGCTGCATTGGTGCGTCAACAACGGGCAAATATGTTTGTCACTAATGTGGCAAATATTGGTCCTGGTGAACAGGTGGCCATTGAGCTTGAGTATCAAGAAATTATTAATTACCGCAATGGCACTTTTACCATTCGTTTCCCTACCACAATTACGCCGCGCTACCATGCAATAAATGGCACATTAGAGCAGCCTAGTTCAAGCCTTATGGATCAAAACGTAGCGCCCAATGGTTGGCTAAGCCCGGTTTATAACGTTCAAAAAAATAATGATGCACCTATCAGTGAGTTTACTTTAAATATAGATATAGATGTGGGGTTAGAGCTTGTTGATATAACCTCTAAACATCACCGTATTAATGTTAATAATCCCGCGTTTGGGCAATATAAAATAGCACTGAACGATACAAATGGGGCTAATCGTGACTTTGTTTTAGCGTTTAAGCCGCTTCAAAAAGAAAACGCGCAAGCTGCCTTTTTTACCCAGCAGTTTGAAAACGCAGACCGCTATGGCCTTGCTATGTTAATGCCGCCTGGAGATCATTTTACGCAAACTCAGCGCTTACCCCGAGAAATGGTATTTGTAGTAGATACATCTGGCTCAATGCATGGGCAGTCTATTGAGCAGGCCAAAAAGGCATTATTTTATGCGCTGTCGTTACTTGAAAGCGACGACAGTTTTAACATTATTGGTTTTGATAATAATGTCACCGCCATGAGTGATAGGCCTCTTATAGCCAGTGATTTTAACTTACGCCGAGCAGAGCGTTTTATTTACAGCCTTGAAGCCGATGGTGGCACCGAAATACAAGGCGCGCTTGACGCGGTACTTGATGGCAGTACGTTTGATGGTTTTGTACGCCAAGTAGTGTTTTTAACAGACGGCAGTGTAAGTAACGAAGCTACTTTATTTAAAAATATTCAGGCTAAATTAGGTGATAGCCGTTTATTTACGGTAGGAATTGGTAGTGCTCCTAATAGCTTTTTTATGCGCCGTGCAGCCGATATAGGAAAAGGCACATTTACTTTTATCGGCAGCACACAAGAAGTACAGCCTAAAATGGAGCAGTTATTTGATAAGCTCGCCCACCCAGCCATTACAGACCTCGCTTTAAGCGATGAAAACGGTAACAGCTTAGATTTTTGGCCGTCACCACTGCCTGATTTATATTTTGGTGAGCCAGTTATGGTTGCTATAAAACTTAATGATGCTAAAAGTGTGATACTGACAGGGCAAACAGCACAAGGGCCTTTAAGTATTAAATTAAGCACACAAAATAGCTCTCAAGCCAAAGGCATAGCAAAATTGTGGGCGCGTCAAAAAATTAAGTCACTACTTTTATATAACGAGCAAAGTAGTGTTAAAGACGAGGTGCAAAAATTAGCTTTAACGCATCAGCTTTTAAGTCCATTTACTGCGTTTATTGCCATTGAACACACTCAAATTAAAGACGTTGCAGATCAAACTGCGCAAGCCGCTAACCAAGTGCCGCAAGGAATGGAAATGCGTTTGCCGCAAACCGATGGTCAAAGTAGGCTGCATATAATGTTGGGTAGTATGTTACTTATAACATTTGGTGCTATTAAATTAAAAAGACGCGTTAAAACATGA
- a CDS encoding class GN sortase yields the protein MKKWLTAGLLIVGLSLFSHGLYMQAKAWLAQVLIEQAWQQALAEPGKKVKPWFYADSFVTAQLFFRSHNKTLSVLGGASGRNLAFAPSHFLPAGELGNRQKGALIAGHNDTHFAFLQHAKVGDQFTMQLQSGELQQYKVTAVDIIHQSQHGFLRTPGLYLLTCYPFDALASGTDLRLLVSAEISSPDSLSGISTTSS from the coding sequence ATGAAAAAGTGGTTAACTGCAGGGCTATTAATTGTTGGGCTCAGCTTGTTTAGCCACGGTTTGTATATGCAAGCAAAGGCATGGCTTGCACAAGTGCTGATTGAGCAAGCGTGGCAGCAAGCTCTTGCAGAGCCGGGTAAAAAAGTAAAACCGTGGTTTTATGCTGACAGTTTTGTAACCGCGCAGCTTTTTTTTCGATCGCATAACAAAACGTTAAGTGTGCTCGGTGGTGCGAGTGGTCGAAATTTAGCATTTGCACCAAGCCATTTTTTGCCCGCGGGGGAATTGGGCAATCGCCAAAAGGGAGCGTTAATAGCCGGCCATAACGACACCCACTTTGCGTTTTTACAACACGCCAAAGTGGGGGATCAGTTTACTATGCAGTTACAAAGCGGGGAGTTACAGCAGTATAAAGTCACGGCGGTTGATATAATTCATCAATCGCAGCATGGCTTTTTACGCACACCGGGGCTTTATTTACTTACCTGTTATCCCTTTGATGCATTAGCATCGGGCACCGATTTGAGGTTATTGGTATCGGCAGAAATATCTTCACCAGATTCACTAAGTGGTATATCAACAACAAGCTCTTGA
- a CDS encoding DMT family transporter — protein MPASLCLIIATFLWGSSFIALKYAIAIYDPALVIFLRMLTTLVISLCLWRYVIRFEYQKGDWKYLVGMSLAEPCLYFLFEGHAMEYTSASQAGVIVSCLPIIVAFLAFFMLKEYISKAIVVGFTLCIGGSILLTLLSPSSEQAPNPILGNFLELMAMVCAAFYTVSIKHLANRYSPLTLIALQGISGSLFFAPFLFFIDLPSENQHDLTALMSILYLGSCVTLGGYGMYNYAISKVSVLTAAAYSNLIPIFTLILSAIILGEVLTLWQWLSIFVVFIGVMVSQRHQELVVDIPLSESGEDISADTNNLKSVPDANASKG, from the coding sequence ATGCCTGCCAGTTTATGTTTAATTATTGCCACTTTTTTATGGGGCAGTTCGTTTATAGCGCTTAAATACGCCATTGCCATTTACGATCCAGCATTAGTGATATTTTTACGTATGCTTACTACGCTCGTTATTTCATTGTGTTTATGGCGTTATGTTATTCGCTTTGAATATCAAAAAGGTGATTGGAAGTATTTAGTGGGCATGTCACTTGCTGAGCCGTGCTTGTACTTTTTATTTGAAGGGCACGCAATGGAATATACATCGGCATCTCAGGCGGGTGTTATTGTGTCGTGCTTGCCAATAATAGTGGCGTTTTTAGCATTTTTTATGCTCAAAGAATATATAAGTAAAGCTATTGTAGTGGGCTTTACGCTATGTATTGGCGGCAGTATTTTACTTACGCTGCTCTCACCAAGTTCAGAACAAGCGCCTAATCCTATTTTGGGTAACTTTTTAGAGTTAATGGCTATGGTGTGCGCTGCATTTTATACTGTTAGTATTAAGCACTTAGCAAACCGGTATTCACCACTGACTTTAATTGCATTACAAGGCATTAGCGGGAGTTTGTTTTTTGCCCCCTTTTTATTTTTTATTGACCTACCCAGCGAAAATCAACACGACCTAACGGCACTTATGAGTATTTTATATTTAGGCTCTTGCGTTACTTTAGGCGGCTACGGTATGTACAACTATGCAATTAGCAAGGTATCGGTGCTTACTGCGGCGGCGTATTCAAATTTAATTCCTATTTTTACACTTATCTTATCGGCCATTATTTTGGGAGAAGTACTTACACTTTGGCAGTGGCTTAGTATTTTTGTGGTATTTATTGGCGTTATGGTTAGCCAGCGCCATCAAGAGCTTGTTGTTGATATACCACTTAGTGAATCTGGTGAAGATATTTCTGCCGATACCAATAACCTCAAATCGGTGCCCGATGCTAATGCATCAAAGGGATAA